TGCACCAGCACCAGCACCCCGCCCGCCACGATGGCGCCCTCGCAGCCGCCGAGCAGGAGGCCCAGCCATCGCTCCCACGGCGTCCGCCGGAGGGCGGGGAGCGAAGCTACAATGCGTCGCGCCACGGCGCCCAGGACGAGGCCGAGGGCCAGCGGGACGGCGTAGAGGCAGAGGTCGGCGATCACCGCGCCCGCCAGCGCCGTCGCCAGGAGCTCTCCCACCGTGGCCCCCGGGGGGATGGTGCGCGCCGCCTCCCGGACCAGCCGCCCCCATCCGTCCTCGACCGACGGGGCTCCGGCGCCGCGGGCGAGGAGGTCCAGCGCCCTTAGCAGGGTGGCCGGCTGCACCGGCGCCCGCAGCAGGTCGGCCGGTAGCCACGCGGCGAGCCACGGCTCGACGAGCCGGGCGAGTCCCGTCACCAGGCCGCGGGCCGCTGCCCAGGCGATGACGTCGTCCGCGCGACCGGCCAGCCACGCGGCGGAGGCGACCATGGCCGCCAAGCCGGCCAGCGTCGCCAGGCCGCCGCGGCGCGCACCGCGCCATGCAGAGGCGAGCAGGACCGCGACCAGCGCGCCATCGACCACCCAGGATCCCGGCGGCGTGGCGACAGGGGATCGACCCTCCATGCCGTCGCCCTTCCCTTCCGCCCCGCCACGGCGGACGCGTCCCCGCGGCATCAGGCACCCAGGTAGGCCTCGCGCACCTTCGGGTCGTCGATCAGACGGGCGGCGGGTCCGGAGAGCACCAGGCGTCCGCTCTCCAGCACGTAGGCGCGGCTGGCGATCTGCAGCGCCTGGTGGGCATTCTGTTCGACCAGCAGGATCGTGACCCCGTCGCGCTGGTTGATCTCCTTGATCGTAGCGAAGATCTCGCGGACCAACAAAGGCGCCAGGCCCAGCGACGGTTCGTCCAGCAAGAGCAGCCGGGGCCTCGCCATCAGCGCCCGGCCGATGGCCAGCATCTGCTGCTCGCCCCCGGAGAGGGTGCCCGCCAACTGGTGCTGGCGTTCCTCCAGGCGCGGGAACTTGGCGAAGACCTCCTTCATCCGCGCCTCCACGTCGGCGGCCGCCCGCACCGTGTAGGCCCCGAGCTCCAGGTTCTCGCGGACCGTCAGGGGGGCGAACACGCGTCGCCCCTCGGGCACGTGGACCAGCCCCGCCTCGACGATGCGGTGGGCGGGCCACTGGGTGATGGCGCGTCCGTCGTAGACCACCTTGCCCGCGCGCGGCCGAATCAGGCCGCTGATGGTGCGCAGGGTGGTGGTCTTCCCGGCGCCGTTGGCGCCCAGCAGGGCGACGATCTCCCCCTCGGCCACCTCGAGGGACAGGTCCTGGACGGCCTTGATGGCCCCGTAGGCGACGCTGAGCCGTTCGACGTGCAGCAGCATCAGACCGCCTCCTCGCCCAGGTATGCGGCGATGACGGCCGGGTTGCGGCGGACCTCGTCGGGCGTGCCCTCGGCGATGGTCCGCCCGTGGTCGAGGACGACGACCCGTTCGCAGACGGTCATCACCACGTCCATGTGGTGCTCGATGAGCAGGGTGGTCAGGCCGAACCGCCGGTGCACGTCCTCGATCAGGTCCCGGAGCTCGCGGGACTCGCTGGGGTTCATGCCGGCCGCCGGTTCGTCCAGCAGCAGGACGCGGGGCCCCGTGGCCAGGGCCCGGGCGATCTCCAGGCGGCGCTGCTCGCCGTACGGCAGATTGCGAGCCAGCTCCCCCGCCCGGTGGCTGAGCCGGAGGGTCTCCAGCAGCTCCAGGGCGCGGCGGGTCACCGCTTGCTCCTCCGCGTGGAACCCGCGGGTGCGCAGGATCGCGGACAGCACCCCCGTGCGGGTTCGCGCGTGGAAGGCGGTGCGCACGTTGTCCAGCACGGTCATGTTGGCAAATAGACGGATGTTCTGGAACGTGCGCGCGATCCCCAGCTGGGTGATGCGGTGGGGACGCATGCCGACGATGGAGCGGTGGAACAGGCGGACATCCCCCGCCGTGGGCCGATAGATCCCGGTGATCAGGTTGAAGACCGTGGTCTTCCCCGCGCCATTCGGACCGATCAGCCCCACCAGCTCCCCCTGCCGGAGGGTGAGGTTGAAGTCCGCCAGCGCCACCAGGCCGCCGAAGCGGATGGTGAGCCCCGCACACTCCAGGACCACGGGCAGGGCCTCGGCGGCCGCGCTGGTCGAACCCTGGTTCGTGGCGCCGATGGCCGGCCTCTCCATCAGGCCGCTCCCCCCCTCGGGACGCCGGGGCGGCGGGCGGCGCCATAGAGCGCCCGCCCCACGCGGCCGATCTGCTCCCACGTCAGCTCGACGCCGCCGAACAGTCCCCGGGGGCGCACCAGCATGGTGAGGATGAGGAGCAGCGAGAACAGCACCATGCGCACCGCCGGCGGGTCGATGGTGGCGGGCAGGTGCAGGGCCTGCATCCAGTTGGGCAGGGCCTGGTTGACGTAGGTGAAGAACAGGGCGGCGGCCACCGCCCCGGTGGTGCTCCCCATGCCCCCGATGACGACGATCACCAGGATGAACACCGAGTTCATGAAGCCCGCCAGGGCCGGGTTGAGGTACAGGTACTGGTGGGCGTGCAGGCCGCCGGCGATCCCCGCCAAGGCGGCGCCGATGGTGAAGGCCAAGACCTTGTAGCGGGTGGTCGGGATGCCCATCGCCTCGGCGGCCACCTCGTCGTCCCGGATGGCGATGCAGGCGCGGCCGTGGGTGGAGTGGACGAAGTGCCACACCACCTTGATCGCCAGCACGGCCAGCGCGTAGGTCCAGGCAAAGGTGGTGTGGCGCGGGATGCCGATCAGGCCCTGGGCGCCGCCGACTTCGATCACGCGGGAGCCGACGGGCACCTCGTCGATCAGGGACAGCAGCACGCTGATGATCTCCCCGAAGCCGAGGGTGGCGATGGCCAGGTAGTCGCCCCGCAGGCGCAGGCTCGGGATGCCGACCAGCAAGCCGGCGATGCCCCCGGCCAAGCCGCCGGCCGCCAGCGCCACGGGGAAGGGGATGTCGAAGAACTTGGTCAGGATCGCCGCGGCGTAGCCCCCCACCGCCATGAACCCCGCGTGGCCGATGGACAGCTGGCCGGTGTAGCCGAGGATGAGGTTGAGTCCCACGGCCATGATCACGTAGATGCCCGCCTGGATCAGGACCACCTGCAGGTAACGGTTCCCCGCCGCCCAGGTGAGCAACAGCTGGTACAGGCCGACGATGACCACCAGCTGCAGCAGCCACCGGCCGACGACCACGGGCCAGGGCGTCGTCCGCAGGGTTGCCGCCGCGGTTGCCGGTGCCAACTCGCTCACCGCTTGACCTCCTTTGGGTCCGTGTCCCTCGCGCCCGCCGCGACGCCGTACGGGATGGGCCGCTCCGCGCCGCCGTGGCGCGGGCCCGACGCTCCCCGGCGCCGCACCCCGGCTCGCAGGTCCCGCCCCCCGGGGCCGCGACCCGACGGTCCGCCGCGCGCGGTCCGCAGCGCCCCTCCCGGGTCGGACGTCCGCCGGCGGCGACGCGACGGGCCGACGGACCGCACCGTCGCGGGGTCGGACGGGCGCCCGGCCTTGACGCCAACGGGCCGTGCCGATCCGAGGTCCGGAAGCCACCGCCGCGATCCCGACGCCACCACGACATCGTCGGCGGCGCCGCGGTCCACCTCCGGACCGGCGGCCGGGGCCCATCCCGGAGCCCCCTTGCAGCGCCGCCCGCCACGGTGGGCACACGGCGTCAGACCTTGTCGTAGACCCGCTCCCCCAGGAGCCCCGTGGGCTTGAACAGCAGCACCGCGATCAGGATGAGGAAGGCCACGGCGTGCGTCAGCTCCGACCGGACCGAGGCGACGGCGACCTCGGCCAGGCCCATGATCAGGCCGCCCACCATGGCCCCGGGGATGTTGCCGATGCCGCCGAGCACCGCCGCCACGAAGGCCTTGAGGCCCGGCAAGATGCCCATGAAGGGATCGATGCGGGAGTAGGTGACGCCGACCAGCACGCCGGCGGCGGCGGCCAGGGCGGATCCGAGCATGAACGTGGCGGCGATGACGCGGTTCACATCGATCCCCATCAGCCGCGCGGCGTCCAGGTCGAAGGCCACCGCCCGCATCGCCTTGCCGATGCGGGTGCGCATCACCAGGTAGTGGAGGAAGGCCATCATCCCCAGGGCCACGGCCAGCGCCACCAGGAAGCGGACGTTCAGGAAGACGCCGCCCAGGTCGACCTGGTACGCGGGGATCAGGGCCGGGAAGGGGCGTGGGTTGGGCCCCGCGATGATCTGCATCAGGTTCTCCAGGAGCAGCGAGACGCCGATGGCGGTGGTCAGGGCCACCAGCCGTGGCTGGTTCCGCAGCGGCCGGTAGGCGACCCGCTCGATGAGCCCCCCCAACAAGGCGCACCCGACCATCGCGGCCAGGAGCCCGACGACGAAGAGGAGCAGCCCCTGACCCGTGCCGAGCCGCCCGCCGGCCACCGCGGCGGTGACCGCGAAGGCCAGGTAGGCGCCCACCATGTAGACGTCGCCGTGGGCGAAGTTGATCATCTTCACCACGCCGTAGACCATCGTGTAGCCGACGGCGATGAGGGCGTAGACGGCCCCGAGCTGGATGCCGTTGATCAGCTGTTGGATCGCGATCTCCACCGTCGCCAACCCTCCCGACCCCCGGAAGGTGGGCGCCGCCCGAACCCGGGCGGCGCCCACCTCCCTGGGCGGTCTCGCGTTGCCTCGGCCGACGCGGCCCGCGCTGGCGCGGGCCGGGTGAAGCCGCGCCCCCTCACTGGGGGGACACGGTGGTGACGTACTTGTGGCCGTCCTCCGTGGTCTGCAGCACCACCGCGTCCTTCACGGGGTTGTGGTTCTCGTCGAAGGTGATGGTCCCCGTGACCCCCTTGAAGCCCTGGGTCTGCTCGAGGGCGTCGCGGATCTGCTGCGGATCCGTGGGATCGCCGCCGCTGTCGATCACCCGCTGGATCGCGTCCAGCAGGAGATTCGCGGCGTCGTAGCCGAGGGCCGCCAGGGCGCTGGGATCGCTGCCGTACTCCTGGCGATAGGCCTCGACGAAGGCCTTCGACTCCGGGTTCTCCTGCTCGATGGAGTAGTGGTTCGAGAAGTAGCCGCCGAGGATCGCGTCGCCGCCCAGTTCGTACAGCTGGCTGTCATCCCAGCCGTCGGGGCCCAGCAGGGTCGCCTTCACCCCGACCTCCCGCGCCTGCT
The sequence above is drawn from the Thermaerobacter sp. FW80 genome and encodes:
- a CDS encoding ABC transporter ATP-binding protein: MERPAIGATNQGSTSAAAEALPVVLECAGLTIRFGGLVALADFNLTLRQGELVGLIGPNGAGKTTVFNLITGIYRPTAGDVRLFHRSIVGMRPHRITQLGIARTFQNIRLFANMTVLDNVRTAFHARTRTGVLSAILRTRGFHAEEQAVTRRALELLETLRLSHRAGELARNLPYGEQRRLEIARALATGPRVLLLDEPAAGMNPSESRELRDLIEDVHRRFGLTTLLIEHHMDVVMTVCERVVVLDHGRTIAEGTPDEVRRNPAVIAAYLGEEAV
- a CDS encoding branched-chain amino acid ABC transporter permease, producing MSELAPATAAATLRTTPWPVVVGRWLLQLVVIVGLYQLLLTWAAGNRYLQVVLIQAGIYVIMAVGLNLILGYTGQLSIGHAGFMAVGGYAAAILTKFFDIPFPVALAAGGLAGGIAGLLVGIPSLRLRGDYLAIATLGFGEIISVLLSLIDEVPVGSRVIEVGGAQGLIGIPRHTTFAWTYALAVLAIKVVWHFVHSTHGRACIAIRDDEVAAEAMGIPTTRYKVLAFTIGAALAGIAGGLHAHQYLYLNPALAGFMNSVFILVIVVIGGMGSTTGAVAAALFFTYVNQALPNWMQALHLPATIDPPAVRMVLFSLLLILTMLVRPRGLFGGVELTWEQIGRVGRALYGAARRPGVPRGGAA
- a CDS encoding branched-chain amino acid ABC transporter permease; translated protein: MEIAIQQLINGIQLGAVYALIAVGYTMVYGVVKMINFAHGDVYMVGAYLAFAVTAAVAGGRLGTGQGLLLFVVGLLAAMVGCALLGGLIERVAYRPLRNQPRLVALTTAIGVSLLLENLMQIIAGPNPRPFPALIPAYQVDLGGVFLNVRFLVALAVALGMMAFLHYLVMRTRIGKAMRAVAFDLDAARLMGIDVNRVIAATFMLGSALAAAAGVLVGVTYSRIDPFMGILPGLKAFVAAVLGGIGNIPGAMVGGLIMGLAEVAVASVRSELTHAVAFLILIAVLLFKPTGLLGERVYDKV
- a CDS encoding CvpA family protein, which encodes MEGRSPVATPPGSWVVDGALVAVLLASAWRGARRGGLATLAGLAAMVASAAWLAGRADDVIAWAAARGLVTGLARLVEPWLAAWLPADLLRAPVQPATLLRALDLLARGAGAPSVEDGWGRLVREAARTIPPGATVGELLATALAGAVIADLCLYAVPLALGLVLGAVARRIVASLPALRRTPWERWLGLLLGGCEGAIVAGGVLVLVHQLRGHVPTPFGASGWDALEQARLATWLVAGWQALWSRLTAAAGSSWEGAG
- a CDS encoding ABC transporter ATP-binding protein gives rise to the protein MLLHVERLSVAYGAIKAVQDLSLEVAEGEIVALLGANGAGKTTTLRTISGLIRPRAGKVVYDGRAITQWPAHRIVEAGLVHVPEGRRVFAPLTVRENLELGAYTVRAAADVEARMKEVFAKFPRLEERQHQLAGTLSGGEQQMLAIGRALMARPRLLLLDEPSLGLAPLLVREIFATIKEINQRDGVTILLVEQNAHQALQIASRAYVLESGRLVLSGPAARLIDDPKVREAYLGA